One window of the Strix uralensis isolate ZFMK-TIS-50842 chromosome 3, bStrUra1, whole genome shotgun sequence genome contains the following:
- the DNAH14 gene encoding dynein axonemal heavy chain 14: MNEQNKMLKEKLVSHLRFEPERAEVLLMVKGKYIVCEPTDSSEKDNSELSSSLEKKYPILHTAVYRPNTERKNKATIKVEGVYFGNVLSRMHKEGREESVCQPTNMSEHETMKLKRSIIKPASLMSKNEILKKTLPATSACKDVQPGFGTPASSSVHAKVPKMAESGVIEVADYIQKTEMQTAVLEPSCHEKTCEPLKVERSSKKLLRTKVHSYDRTEPIDDDVIIHILRLRGKLGWQTELPSCERLAREADVARFQKFTLTKPLLLKDSGEYIYCLERNRKNFKVPYNPYDLEVVSTNTALQSKEYWTITASFVSKFSADHKLGEMEITPVPQWLRERHLYSKLLNLNFFSNFRMKKCFLVWKINARRSKENKTKSI; the protein is encoded by the exons ATGAATgagcaaaacaaaatgctgaaagaaaaattagtatCTCATCTCCGGTTTGAACCAGAGAGGGCAGAGGTACTGCTTATggtaaaaggaaaatacattgtgTGTGAACCAACTGACAGCAGTGAAAAAGACAACAGTGAACTG TCATCCTCACTAGAGAAGAAATACCCTATTCTTCACACAGCAGTTTACAGAccaaatacagaaaggaaaaacaaagcaacaataaAAGTGGAAGGCGTATATTTTGGAAATGT ACTCTCAAGGATGCataaagagggaagagaagaatcTGTTTGTCAGCCTACTAACATGTCAGAGCATGAGACAATGAAGTTAAAAAGGAGCATAATAAAACCGGCATCCCTAATGTCAAAGAATGAGATTTTGAAAAAGACCCTTCCTGCAACTTCTGCTTGCAAAGATGTTCAGCCTGGTTTTGGCACACCAGCTTCATCTTCTGTACATGCTAAAGTACCTAAAATGGCAGAAAGTGGGGTAATAGAAG TTGCAGATTATATTCAAAAGactgaaatgcaaacagctgTTTTGGAACCAAGTTGCCATGAGAAGACTTGTGAGCCACTAAAAGTTGAAAGATCTTCCAAAAAGCTTTTGAGAACCAAAGTTCATTCTTATGATAGAACAG AACCAATTGATGATGATGTTATAATACATATTTTGAGGCTTCGAGGCAAACTTGGATGGCAAACAGAGCTACCATCATGTGAACGGTTAGCTAGAGAGGCTGATGTGGCCAGATTTCAGAAGTTCACACTTACG AAGCCTTTACTGCTAAAAGATAGTGGAGAATATATATATTGTCTTGAACGAAACAGGAAGAACTTTAAAGTTCCCTACAACCCATATGATTTAGAGGTTGTCTCCACAAatacagctctgcagagcaaagaATATTGGACCATTACAGCTTCATTTGTGTCTAAG ttttctgCAGACCATAAATTAGGAGAAATGGAAATAACACCAGTGCCACAATGGCTGCGTGAAAGACACCTGTATTCTAAGTTACTTaatctgaatttcttttccaatttccg aatgaagaaatgctttctagTCTGGAAAATCAATGCTAGAAGAAGCAAGGAGAACAAGACCAAGTCAATTTGA